In Trifolium pratense cultivar HEN17-A07 linkage group LG7, ARS_RC_1.1, whole genome shotgun sequence, a genomic segment contains:
- the LOC123895740 gene encoding P34 probable thiol protease-like: protein MNAKMICRRNKLTGRRVVYIDDYKRIDVESKNPDKILNDMLKAVKRQPILVKLCIPAEDVKNFKGYKGRDGVYKGFSTKVISDKKPATHGMLIVGYGQSSDGVPYWILKNSWGTDWGIDGYMYFLRSSGKGLYGINTYALYPTI, encoded by the exons ATGAATGCCAAGATGATTTGCCGAAGAAACAAG CTAACAGGAAGACGTGTCGTTTATATTGACGATTATAAGCGTATTGATGTTGAGTCAAAAAATCCTGACAAGATACTCAATGATATGCTCAAGGCGGTTAAACGCCAACCTATATTGGTAAAACTATGTATCCCTGCGGAGGATGTGAAAAATTTCAAAGGATACAAAGGGAGAGATGGTGTTTATAAGGGGTTTTCTACGAAGGTGATCAGCGATAAAAAGCCAGCAACTCATGGAATGCTGATAGTAGGGTATGGTCAATCTTCTGATGGAGTGCCTTATTGGATTCTCAAAAACTCGTGGGGAACAGATTGGGGAATTGATGGTTATATGTACTTTCTAAGAAGTTCCGGCAAAGGATTGTACGGAATCAACACTTATGCTCTCTATCCCACTATCTAG